The Primulina huaijiensis isolate GDHJ02 chromosome 18, ASM1229523v2, whole genome shotgun sequence DNA window AGCAACCGAGTGAGCCACCCGGTTAGCCGATCTCCTAACATGAATAAGATGAGGGCTCTCGAGTGCCTCCATAAGTATGCTAATATCCGTAGCAATTGAACCCACATAACTAAGATCCTCTTCTGGCCTTGTGACTGCTTGCACTGCAAGAAGAGAGTCCGAAGTGATTTGATGAATCTGAATGTTGTGCTGCCTAGCGACGTTCAAGCCAACCTGGATGGCAAGAAGCTCGGTCATTGTAACAGATTGGGCCTTGTTAATCAATTCTCCGAAAGCCAAAATCGGTTGTCCCCCATGATCACGAATCACACCACCAACTGCACAACTAGGAAATTGGaacattattaaatataatattaatctCATTTTTTTA harbors:
- the LOC140964658 gene encoding uncharacterized protein; its protein translation is MFQFPSCAVGGVIRDHGGQPILAFGELINKAQSVTMTELLAIQVGLNVARQHNIQIHQITSDSLLAVQAVTRPEEDLSYVGSIATDISILMEALESPHLIHVRRSANRVAHSVAAFAFSSSSHFVWGHGSFPLWLIKLLIEDLSSS